In Thalassotalea fonticola, a single genomic region encodes these proteins:
- a CDS encoding O-antigen ligase family protein yields MQKKQDEELENSSVGFFFLFLYSIAIFIRPHEWNYTTVEPIPLGRYLLIAAFVFYLFFQKKKIWGYQCWCLLGVFLIIPLSGLKNGWLGGGVFQAIDFFIYSLLPFLLYASLINSSKKHHAIFLVFTVASLVMLHHGISQKMSVDGTGWSGIQLSVGTRITFLGFFKDPNDLSMFFVMNIPVMFYLRHSATNWFSKFFFSLMIIALLVGIYLANSRGAMVALFGLGLTYCFFNWGKLKTLFFSLVSIPIVVIIMSVFRTIDLDDGSTSGRIRAWYQAIQMFKSSPLIGVGKENFDKHHSLTAHNSFLLIIAELGAIGYALWFFTIALTMWMLYKAFNLEPEKNKGILADPKVRQDVILAKTLFFSLVAFLYTAFFLSRSYIVFLYVFLGLSYAVFIRLARQIPELQEVTASKNLLLIFMAAPLTMILLYLLVKILL; encoded by the coding sequence ATGCAAAAAAAGCAAGATGAGGAACTAGAAAATTCAAGTGTAGGGTTCTTCTTTTTATTTTTATACAGCATTGCCATTTTTATCAGGCCACATGAGTGGAACTATACTACTGTTGAACCAATACCTTTGGGGCGCTATTTATTGATCGCCGCCTTTGTGTTCTATCTGTTTTTCCAGAAAAAGAAAATCTGGGGCTATCAATGTTGGTGTTTATTAGGGGTATTTCTAATCATTCCTTTGTCTGGGTTAAAGAATGGTTGGCTTGGTGGTGGAGTATTTCAAGCGATTGATTTTTTTATCTATTCATTATTACCTTTTTTATTATACGCGTCATTAATAAACAGCAGCAAAAAGCATCACGCGATATTTTTAGTGTTCACAGTCGCTTCTCTCGTTATGCTCCATCACGGCATTTCGCAAAAAATGTCCGTAGATGGGACCGGTTGGTCTGGAATTCAATTATCGGTAGGCACGCGTATTACCTTTTTGGGGTTCTTCAAAGACCCAAATGATTTAAGTATGTTTTTTGTGATGAATATACCGGTTATGTTTTATTTAAGACATAGTGCGACTAATTGGTTTAGCAAATTTTTCTTTTCATTGATGATTATCGCTTTGTTGGTGGGGATTTATTTAGCCAATTCTCGAGGTGCGATGGTGGCTTTATTCGGGCTTGGGCTAACTTATTGTTTTTTTAATTGGGGTAAACTGAAAACATTATTCTTCAGTTTAGTTTCAATTCCTATTGTAGTAATTATAATGTCGGTGTTTCGCACTATTGACTTGGATGATGGTAGTACTTCTGGCCGAATCAGGGCTTGGTACCAAGCTATTCAAATGTTCAAATCTAGCCCGCTGATCGGTGTTGGCAAAGAAAATTTTGACAAACACCATTCTTTGACCGCCCACAACTCGTTTTTGCTTATAATTGCCGAACTTGGTGCCATAGGCTATGCCTTATGGTTTTTCACCATAGCGTTGACTATGTGGATGCTATATAAGGCATTCAACCTTGAACCAGAAAAAAATAAAGGCATTCTTGCCGACCCTAAAGTTAGGCAAGATGTTATTCTTGCCAAGACATTGTTTTTCTCATTGGTGGCATTTTTATATACAGCATTCTTTTTAAGTCGCAGTTATATTGTATTTTTATATGTTTTTCTTGGTTTGTCTTATGCGGTATTTATCCGCTTGGCTAGGCAAATACCGGAACTTCAAGAAGTCACAGCTTCGAAAAATTTATTACTCATATTTATGGCTGCACCATTGACTATGATCCTATTATATCTGCTAGTTAAAATATTATTATGA
- a CDS encoding glycosyltransferase, translated as MESIFYLSIVIILYTFIAYPLLIALIGKIRAVQFIDNSDDDLPEISIVLCIYNSRNLLLKRLENILDTDYPLDKLRLIIVSDGSTDQPEEVIKSYHHLLNIKFIEYAQNRGKSYALNIAFKNVHTDLVAFADVRQSFNSQALTALQAQFANENIGAVSGNLHITGDDENIQSEPGLYWLYEKWIRRSESDADSLIGVTGAIYMARKSLIPKIPDNCLLDDMYIPLTIIKNGYKIKFIDDAIAYDKSSSSITEEFTRKVRTLAGNFQLIHQLPWLLNPFKNPVFFQFISHKILRLVIPYALISLLLTSMLSQHIGGKIILFIQLIFYSYSLLALVLTKKNINLPLGSICVSFCSLNYAAFLAGWKYYFTSTQNLWRKH; from the coding sequence ATGGAATCCATTTTTTATCTGAGTATAGTCATTATTTTATATACTTTTATCGCTTATCCGTTATTAATCGCTTTAATTGGAAAAATAAGGGCGGTGCAATTTATCGACAATTCAGACGATGATTTACCTGAAATATCCATTGTATTATGTATTTACAACAGCCGTAATTTGTTGCTCAAACGACTAGAGAACATCTTAGATACTGATTACCCTCTGGACAAATTGAGGTTAATAATAGTATCCGACGGCTCAACCGACCAGCCCGAAGAGGTTATTAAAAGCTATCATCATTTACTTAACATAAAATTCATCGAATATGCTCAAAATCGAGGTAAGTCATATGCCTTAAATATTGCGTTCAAAAATGTGCATACTGATTTAGTCGCTTTTGCAGATGTCAGACAATCTTTTAATTCGCAAGCATTAACTGCACTTCAAGCACAATTTGCGAATGAAAATATTGGCGCAGTTAGTGGCAACTTACACATTACTGGTGATGATGAAAATATTCAATCCGAACCTGGATTATATTGGCTTTATGAAAAGTGGATCAGAAGAAGTGAAAGTGATGCCGATTCTTTAATAGGCGTTACTGGGGCAATTTATATGGCAAGAAAATCACTAATACCGAAGATCCCTGATAACTGCTTACTTGATGATATGTATATTCCGCTTACTATCATTAAAAATGGATACAAGATAAAATTTATTGACGATGCTATTGCCTACGATAAAAGCTCCTCATCGATAACAGAAGAATTTACCCGAAAAGTGCGTACTCTTGCGGGAAATTTTCAGTTAATTCATCAATTACCATGGTTATTAAATCCATTTAAAAATCCTGTTTTTTTTCAGTTTATATCACATAAAATTTTGCGGTTGGTGATTCCATATGCACTTATTTCTTTGCTATTAACTTCAATGCTAAGCCAGCACATTGGAGGGAAAATCATCTTGTTCATTCAGCTAATTTTTTACAGTTATAGTCTGTTGGCACTTGTTTTGACTAAAAAAAATATTAACTTACCTTTAGGCTCAATCTGCGTGAGTTTTTGCAGTTTAAATTACGCAGCATTTCTGGCTGGATGGAAGTATTACTTCACCTCTACACAAAACTTATGGCGTAAACACTAA
- a CDS encoding acyltransferase family protein: MKYRSDIDGLRAIAVGLVILNHVGFSFFTGGFVGVDVFFVISGFLITSIIFPMIIENKFSFTWFLSRRIKRLMPVLLFVIFITIIVFSFVLLPRDLMLFYRSVIWVVLYVGNFFFWREHGGYFNGGSQEAPLLHTWSLAVEEQYYLLWPLMLLMAVKFLGAKVTAYLSLVVFVAATVFSQWGTEVTLGAAYYLLPTRFFELLMGSCLAIFWQKLPTISVKAQHLLSIIGLFLIIASALFLSEHSPFPGYNALYPVVGTALLIFSTTGVVNKFLSLKWMVFTGNISYSLYLWHWPVFVLVRYTAIEFTLPVQLFCIVFIYALSVLSYKFIEQPMRSMKLNSFAPIARTMYVIPAVVLIFIASSGVYFNGYKYRFSPEVVKMDEALNSFASKSRVGCHAAFRNSEQRPDDKCIFGLAEREQTASFFIIGDSHANHLLPLFQTLAAEGNLSGQDYTLDRCIPILDLNWGTNEFFAKKCRARNELAKQHIQSNNFDYVVLAASWPHYTSKRLYTEQQVFDESEKRALLKEKLSHTLQVIVEAGSVPLFVEDTPSLHGKSHKCPIKKEVFNNALDCSMTRVENIMLDGILDELKLKFPTLVVMHPHQLFCNDNQCVMALNGLPLYRDDNHLNEQGAKYLGKLYSQNYSNPLLNNLMTK, encoded by the coding sequence TTGAAATATAGAAGTGATATTGATGGCTTGAGAGCAATTGCTGTCGGTTTAGTCATCCTTAACCATGTTGGCTTTAGTTTTTTTACCGGTGGCTTTGTCGGCGTTGATGTTTTTTTTGTTATTTCTGGTTTTTTGATCACATCCATCATTTTTCCAATGATAATAGAAAATAAATTTAGTTTTACTTGGTTTTTAAGTCGCCGAATAAAGCGATTAATGCCGGTATTGCTGTTTGTCATATTTATAACAATAATTGTTTTTTCATTTGTACTGTTACCTAGAGATTTAATGCTGTTTTATCGCAGTGTTATTTGGGTTGTTCTGTATGTCGGGAATTTTTTCTTTTGGCGCGAACATGGTGGTTATTTTAATGGTGGTTCGCAAGAAGCTCCGTTATTGCATACTTGGTCGTTAGCGGTAGAAGAGCAGTACTATTTGTTGTGGCCTTTGATGCTATTAATGGCGGTTAAATTCTTAGGCGCTAAAGTAACAGCCTACTTGTCGTTAGTTGTATTTGTGGCAGCTACCGTTTTCTCTCAATGGGGAACCGAGGTAACCTTAGGCGCTGCTTATTATTTGCTGCCGACCCGTTTTTTTGAACTGTTAATGGGCTCATGTTTAGCCATTTTTTGGCAAAAACTACCAACTATCTCAGTTAAGGCGCAGCACTTACTGTCTATCATAGGGTTATTTTTAATCATAGCTAGTGCTTTGTTTTTGAGTGAGCATTCGCCATTTCCAGGCTACAACGCTTTGTATCCTGTTGTGGGTACCGCACTGTTAATATTTTCAACAACGGGCGTTGTAAATAAGTTTTTATCATTAAAATGGATGGTATTTACCGGCAATATTTCTTATTCCCTTTATCTATGGCATTGGCCTGTTTTTGTCTTGGTGCGCTATACCGCGATTGAATTTACTCTGCCAGTACAATTGTTTTGTATTGTTTTTATTTATGCTCTTTCAGTTTTATCTTACAAGTTTATAGAGCAACCTATGCGTAGTATGAAGTTGAATTCGTTTGCGCCAATTGCCCGAACAATGTACGTTATCCCTGCGGTTGTGCTAATTTTTATTGCGTCCAGTGGCGTTTATTTCAATGGTTATAAATATCGATTTTCTCCAGAAGTAGTCAAAATGGATGAGGCATTAAACTCGTTTGCCAGCAAATCCAGAGTTGGCTGTCATGCTGCTTTTAGAAATAGTGAACAACGACCAGATGATAAATGTATTTTTGGCTTGGCTGAGCGTGAACAAACAGCAAGTTTCTTTATTATTGGTGATTCACATGCGAATCACTTACTTCCTCTGTTTCAGACATTAGCGGCGGAAGGTAATTTATCTGGTCAAGATTATACTCTCGATCGCTGTATTCCTATTCTGGATTTAAATTGGGGCACTAATGAATTTTTTGCCAAAAAATGTCGAGCAAGAAATGAATTAGCCAAACAGCATATTCAAAGCAACAATTTTGACTATGTCGTTTTGGCGGCTTCGTGGCCACACTATACGTCGAAAAGGCTTTATACTGAACAGCAAGTGTTCGACGAAAGTGAAAAAAGAGCGTTGCTGAAAGAAAAGCTCTCCCATACATTGCAAGTTATTGTTGAGGCGGGATCAGTACCTTTATTTGTTGAGGATACGCCATCACTTCATGGTAAAAGTCATAAATGCCCTATTAAGAAAGAGGTTTTTAACAATGCTCTTGATTGCTCGATGACACGGGTAGAAAATATCATGTTAGACGGTATTCTTGACGAATTAAAATTGAAATTTCCGACTCTGGTGGTTATGCATCCGCATCAATTGTTTTGTAATGATAACCAATGTGTCATGGCATTAAATGGCTTACCACTTTATAGAGATGACAATCATTTAAATGAACAGGGAGCTAAGTATTTGGGTAAGTTGTATTCACAAAATTACTCTAATCCATTGCTCAATAATTTAATGACAAAATAA
- a CDS encoding glycosyltransferase family 4 protein: MNLSVTHLVSSLNFGGAERFVIDLSQQQKDDGINANIISFGTDTDPLLEQCKKNQLEVLTINAIKLVAHYRFYIAVKDADVVHIHSPHVLKFLVPILPLLISKKIIYTRHGAHPFNQRLWLIVHRFCQKYIDHITFVSEEGKQIFTDNHGWHSKNKSVIDNAVRLPRIIKRQQNNKQISLGSVGRMVDLKNQICLLEALTKLSMEELQHINLHFFGDGPCMGKLKTYQQQHLADCSIYFHGSVADRQKIYSSFDVLVVTSETEGLSLVIIEAMASECCVIATNVGGNPLLVSDNETGWLFEYNDSTRLANLIKRCLEDNNDVKAFAQKSKQKISEQFSLSKCAQAYQNIYVD; the protein is encoded by the coding sequence TTGAATTTATCAGTAACCCATTTAGTATCAAGCTTAAACTTTGGCGGTGCAGAGCGCTTTGTCATTGATTTAAGTCAACAGCAAAAAGATGACGGCATAAATGCTAACATTATCTCCTTTGGAACTGACACTGATCCTTTATTGGAGCAGTGTAAAAAAAACCAACTGGAAGTGCTAACCATTAATGCGATTAAATTAGTGGCGCATTATCGATTCTATATAGCGGTAAAGGATGCCGATGTGGTCCATATTCATTCACCTCATGTGTTAAAGTTTTTGGTTCCTATCTTGCCCTTGCTGATAAGTAAAAAAATAATCTACACTCGCCATGGCGCACATCCTTTTAATCAACGCTTGTGGTTAATCGTCCACCGTTTCTGTCAAAAGTATATTGATCACATTACCTTTGTTTCCGAAGAAGGTAAGCAAATATTCACTGATAACCATGGCTGGCATAGTAAAAATAAAAGTGTAATTGATAATGCGGTAAGGCTTCCTCGCATCATTAAACGACAGCAAAATAATAAACAAATAAGCTTAGGTTCAGTTGGGCGGATGGTCGATTTAAAAAATCAAATTTGTTTATTAGAGGCGCTAACTAAACTTAGTATGGAAGAATTACAGCACATTAATTTGCATTTCTTTGGTGATGGCCCATGTATGGGAAAATTAAAGACCTATCAGCAGCAACATTTAGCTGACTGTAGTATTTATTTTCATGGCTCTGTGGCTGATCGGCAAAAGATTTACAGCTCATTCGACGTGTTAGTTGTTACCTCGGAGACGGAAGGATTATCTTTAGTAATAATAGAAGCTATGGCTTCTGAATGTTGTGTGATTGCGACAAACGTAGGCGGTAATCCTCTGTTAGTGAGTGACAATGAGACAGGGTGGTTATTTGAGTACAACGATAGCACTAGATTAGCGAACTTAATTAAACGTTGCCTAGAAGATAACAATGATGTGAAGGCATTTGCGCAAAAATCAAAACAAAAGATTTCTGAGCAATTTTCATTATCCAAATGTGCTCAAGCGTATCAAAATATATATGTTGATTAG
- a CDS encoding TonB-dependent receptor produces MKFNKSSLSILISAIITGSITPCAFAQENTNEAKTELTSAEQARALKEQHESEEIERIIVQGYEASLDAAEENKRNADQFLDAVSASGLGEFADDSVGDTLNGIAGVDIDSNDGIADGIYVGGLPPEYNQIQVNGNTLGAGTNDSASFVSEGATTSGIFSTAVLSGLEVFKSARADKSEGSLGGTVNFKTWKPLNFKKPKFNVNLTAGYHEMDESNDGKASFLYGDRTNDEKFGWVITASHDITKGRIDTFSASDQKLRIYDLRDSTDLAGNPVDDGSRETALAGDYHFRVKDRETTRTNLVTAFQYQVNDDLTLSIEANYAKFSRWFHEEKNSFQFKTNAKYYVDDSVFIDEPMSTPNEAVERFITSGVAFDGSQTLINFERETEDEAKGLNFQADWIINANWDMQLKATYSENSFEWTPNDKAHQSMKRDGVPMVYQTDVNGGMPEIYFLNSDIDAGGYMFNYAQYPNFDINDKNTWAPAIDATANENNEYLSNAQSADTKDNSVETATLGTDFTYYMDNSDYFNLIKFGFKYTNNESHFASQTTNNKKVFPASNFKEDFSLDDLGELTATEEFMGGHNYQGIPLTWQSWNWDTFNDIVWNSGAGTWPGLGITDIPAFMALDVQHVTELNSIAAYAMTSFEVGQLSGNVGVRYVYDDYEAYSYNLKDELVDSMEAMVYLPGEAPEGEDSINEEAMAAWNNPDNFNKLTGGRQEDYLLPSFNARYTLAEDLFLRFSAALTMNRAPYAATKAKANFSYGEDDESGDDILYINGQNPALEPTFSRNYNLGIEWYLPKQGSVTLAVRHKNLYNVRSKEEVELELDENPFTGEPLTVDKVRITRQANDGSGTVDTVEFGVRQKLKFLPGFLQHTGFNFNTSYSESDVTKPTTNGKAKLPRPPKVGFNAQLYYQHKAVTARLSYKWREERLTRAANDNSLATLDDYRRNLDFSTSYKFNKNFKVSFNVRNVLEENHRRIAEEGGLLVGEVYNSRHFMLTGHYTM; encoded by the coding sequence ATGAAATTTAATAAAAGTAGTTTGTCTATTCTAATTTCTGCGATCATTACCGGAAGTATTACACCTTGTGCCTTTGCTCAAGAAAATACCAATGAAGCAAAAACAGAGCTTACCAGTGCCGAGCAAGCTCGCGCACTAAAAGAGCAGCATGAAAGTGAAGAAATAGAACGCATTATTGTTCAAGGCTATGAAGCCAGTTTAGATGCCGCAGAAGAAAATAAACGCAATGCCGACCAATTCTTGGATGCCGTAAGCGCGTCAGGGCTAGGCGAGTTTGCTGATGATAGTGTCGGCGATACACTAAATGGCATTGCTGGTGTAGACATTGATAGTAATGATGGTATTGCTGATGGCATTTACGTTGGCGGTTTACCTCCAGAATATAACCAAATTCAAGTTAATGGTAACACCTTAGGTGCGGGCACCAATGATAGTGCTTCATTTGTCAGTGAAGGTGCAACAACCTCTGGGATATTTTCTACTGCAGTACTTTCAGGGCTGGAAGTATTTAAATCGGCACGAGCAGATAAATCTGAGGGTTCACTTGGTGGTACAGTTAACTTTAAAACCTGGAAACCACTAAATTTTAAAAAACCTAAGTTTAATGTCAACCTGACCGCCGGTTATCATGAAATGGATGAGTCAAATGATGGCAAAGCCAGCTTCCTGTATGGTGATCGTACTAATGATGAAAAATTTGGTTGGGTGATCACTGCCTCGCACGATATCACCAAGGGGCGTATCGATACGTTCTCGGCAAGTGACCAAAAGCTAAGGATCTATGATTTGCGAGATTCTACCGATCTTGCTGGAAATCCAGTGGATGATGGCAGTAGAGAAACAGCATTGGCAGGTGATTATCATTTTAGAGTAAAAGACAGAGAAACTACTCGTACTAACTTAGTGACAGCGTTTCAATACCAAGTAAATGATGATTTAACTTTGAGCATAGAAGCAAATTATGCAAAATTTTCTCGTTGGTTCCACGAAGAAAAAAATTCATTTCAATTTAAAACAAATGCAAAATACTACGTTGATGACAGTGTCTTTATTGATGAACCAATGTCTACTCCTAATGAAGCTGTAGAACGTTTCATTACTTCTGGTGTTGCATTTGATGGTTCTCAAACTTTAATCAATTTTGAGCGTGAAACTGAAGATGAAGCGAAAGGCTTAAACTTTCAGGCCGATTGGATAATAAATGCTAATTGGGACATGCAGCTAAAAGCAACCTATTCTGAAAACAGCTTTGAATGGACACCAAATGATAAAGCGCACCAGTCGATGAAACGTGATGGTGTGCCTATGGTTTATCAAACCGATGTTAATGGTGGCATGCCTGAAATCTATTTTTTAAACTCTGATATTGATGCCGGTGGTTATATGTTTAACTACGCTCAATATCCAAATTTTGATATTAATGACAAAAATACCTGGGCACCTGCGATTGATGCGACAGCAAATGAGAATAATGAATATTTGTCTAATGCACAATCAGCTGATACCAAAGATAATAGTGTAGAAACGGCAACCTTAGGGACTGATTTTACCTATTACATGGACAATTCAGATTATTTTAACTTGATCAAGTTTGGCTTTAAATATACCAACAATGAAAGTCATTTTGCTTCACAAACGACTAATAACAAAAAAGTATTTCCGGCCAGTAATTTTAAAGAAGATTTTTCGCTGGATGATTTAGGCGAGCTAACGGCAACTGAAGAGTTTATGGGCGGTCACAATTATCAGGGCATTCCATTAACGTGGCAAAGCTGGAATTGGGATACGTTCAATGACATCGTCTGGAACAGTGGCGCAGGCACTTGGCCTGGTCTAGGTATCACTGATATACCTGCGTTTATGGCTCTTGATGTACAGCATGTGACTGAATTGAACAGTATTGCCGCCTATGCCATGACTTCATTTGAAGTTGGCCAGTTATCGGGTAATGTCGGCGTAAGATACGTTTACGATGATTACGAAGCGTATTCATACAACTTAAAAGATGAACTTGTAGATAGTATGGAAGCCATGGTGTATTTGCCAGGTGAAGCACCGGAGGGGGAAGATTCAATTAATGAAGAGGCAATGGCCGCCTGGAATAACCCTGATAACTTTAATAAGTTAACCGGAGGCCGCCAGGAAGATTATCTACTACCAAGCTTTAATGCGCGCTATACCTTAGCTGAAGATTTATTCTTACGCTTCTCGGCGGCGCTAACAATGAACCGTGCCCCTTATGCGGCCACCAAAGCAAAAGCCAACTTTAGTTATGGAGAAGATGATGAGTCGGGTGATGATATCTTATACATCAATGGTCAAAACCCAGCACTTGAGCCTACCTTCTCGCGTAACTACAATCTAGGTATCGAATGGTATTTACCAAAACAAGGGTCAGTGACTTTAGCCGTTCGACATAAAAATTTATACAACGTGCGCAGCAAGGAAGAGGTTGAGCTTGAATTAGATGAAAATCCATTCACTGGCGAGCCATTAACTGTTGATAAAGTTCGAATTACTCGCCAAGCTAATGACGGCTCAGGCACCGTTGATACGGTAGAATTTGGTGTACGTCAAAAACTTAAGTTTTTACCAGGTTTTTTACAGCATACCGGCTTTAACTTTAATACCAGCTACAGCGAGTCTGACGTAACTAAGCCAACCACAAATGGTAAAGCAAAATTACCAAGACCACCAAAGGTTGGGTTTAACGCGCAACTGTATTACCAACACAAAGCTGTTACTGCCCGTTTATCCTACAAATGGCGCGAGGAGCGTTTGACCAGAGCCGCAAATGATAACTCTTTGGCGACGCTAGACGATTACCGTCGTAATTTGGATTTTTCTACAAGTTATAAGTTTAACAAGAACTTTAAAGTAAGTTTCAATGTGAGGAACGTACTAGAAGAGAATCATCGTCGTATAGCTGAAGAAGGTGGGCTACTTGTCGGTGAGGTATATAATAGCCGTCACTTCATGTTGACAGGTCACTATACAATGTAA